Within Colias croceus chromosome 10, ilColCroc2.1, the genomic segment TCTtacatcaaaattatttattatcttccaatgattattgatattttattttagaaatacttttaaagtttttttttaaattcaaaataaaaatattcaactacaatcttattttaaatacataatgtattaaatcgaagaatattttgttaatattatttaagtttcaATCTGCCATGGAAAACTGTTACGCTGTACGCACAAGGCAAATGTTAATAACGCGTTTCAAATTTCGACACGAATTAATCCTCGCTTTGCTTTGTTTGCATTGATTTCATAGTTAAAATAGTTATGGTCAATTATAGTAACTTAATTAAATTGCTCTGAAACTCCAGTAAAGATATGAACATTCAATCGAGTGCCCAATCGCATTTCAATTTCCCAGTATAATGTGTTAGAAGTGTAAAACGGTAATGGACTTGttggtatatttttgtatgtgatTTATCTGATAGTAACGCTTTATTGCTACAGTAATTTATACCGTATTTAAAGTAGAATATTTCATTTCAGATTTCTTAATGGtgtttcataaaatatcaGAATCAATGCAAAACACTTCTGACAAAAATTTATATGCATTGTTAGAAAAACTGATTAAGCAAACTGAGAATGGTGAAGAGATAAATACTGATGGAATAGTAAAAGCCAGTGGATCCGTTCCATCAAAGaacaattcaaaaattatttatttgaaaactgtAACAGAACCacaagttatttataaaaaagaatcaaataataatgttcaACCTAATGAAAATCTTAAAACAACCCAGTTTCAATATGAcgataaagaaataaatgaatCAGACTTAGAAAATGACAATGAACATTTAAACAAGAATGAAGAGGAACATAGACGAGCTGAACCTATGCAGAGTAAAACAAGTATAAACGGAGATATTTTAAGCGCTTCCCCTGCACCTGTAGAGAATTCTAGGAATGAAGGACAAATGTATCCCGATATAGTTATAGACCAACTAGTGTATGAAGAAAGTGAAACAAAAGTAGATAATTTGAAGAAATCTATAGAAGATTTAGAAAGAAAAATAGATAAACAAGACAAAGCGGACAAAAGAAACTTCATTGCCATATTGTCGGAACTAGGAAAATTAAACAAAGAAATTCAGAAATTAAAAAGAACCCACGatcaattaaatgaaaatgataacGAACCCGTGAGTAGAAATGTGGTGACCAATTCAGAATTAACAGATGAAATGGTTAAACTTCGACCAGTTTATGGAAATTTCATAAATCCAAGTGCAATTGCCATTTCTTTACCACAGTATAAACAAGGTgtcgtaaattatatttcgCCAAATTTAGTTACTAGATTAAAACCAGTTGTAGTGCAACCTACTGTGCATGTTTTGCAACCCGTTGTCCCAAgacaaaaagtaattttaccTCAACTGCAAGTATCAATGGGActcaataatataaagcaaaGATTAGTGAACATCTTGCCCACGTTGTACAAACGTGTTCATtagatctaaataaataataaacatactgAATTGTTTTCACTTTCCGTTTTAAAGTGCTAATTGGGTCGTACTTTTGTCGCGGTTACGTAGTTAAGCATCAGTCACCAGCAGCTAGTTAGCAAGTTGTGATCCTGCAACACAAAGAAGCTATTCACAATCCAGTCTAACTAGTGAACATTGAGTCAACACGATCAAACCACCGTCCAAACTGCGCTTAAAGATCTAGTTAGCTGGTGGTGGGCTCTTTCGCACCAGTGTTTGCATTGCGTAAATTTATTTGGTCAAGAGCACAATTTTGTCAGATTTCAGCGTGCAGGAATACATATCTTATAACGAGAAggtggtttttattttacgtcaCCAGTTTCTCAAAACACcgtgacataatatattaacatgctttaatgaaaataaaccgTGGCTAATAACTAAACATGCGTTCattatgattattaaaattacattattaaaaatataatttctaacaatatttgttcatttttagaaaagtataataaaatttatgaaaaattataaaaatgtcaaagAGACATATTATGATGATAAAATTTTGATCATAATACCATAACGACTACATTATGTCTCAGTACCTAACATAATTTACGAACTAACAATAATTGGAGAACTCTCCTTTTTAGTTAACACGCTCATAATAAGACAACTTCACACTACGAGTAATCCTCGAGCACCTATTATCAAGGCTCGTGTTAATCTCTGCTAGGTGCTTTCATAGTATTTCGCATATAGAAAAGTTTTTGTGAAAATGTTTCAAACTTCTCGACGGAACGCGAGAGTAAGTTGCTGTGTTAATGTATTTCCCATTGTATCAGGAACACGTTAAATACCTAGCACGCATAATGGAATAAGAGGATTATAAAGAAAGGGATTGTTTTGGAAACTGTCTAGTCACTGCTGTGTTTCGAATAGCGACGATGTTACTTATTGCAATATTACAAATTGATTTCAATAagcttatattaattatcataGTACTAAGTACTAACTTCTATACTgtatacatctatacatacttataataaatctgtagaagggtcaattctgtacattgaaaatattgaaaaaataaagtaatgtgttactggatcgataccaaacccaaatatgtgatttaaaaaaaaattgtctgtctgtctgtatgtgaagacatcacgtgaaaactataccttattatcctgggcgtaaaataggatatttttttatcctggaaaaatacctagaaaaaaattaatcttaattcttcagttttatccatagacgttgttctatagaaccgcgaacacacgttgtgtattattataggcctagccgtattgggtccaatagatacaatataagatgtcattgtgagagttactcaaaatggagaaataaaccatccacgcgaagaccgacatccgcgcggacggagtcgcgggcggaagctagtattgaAATAAGccttttttaagttttagttCAATTATCTGGTCTGTGATAAgcaaacataatatacctacatttattaaGCCCTAAGAGTTTTCTGTTCTGGGAAAGGATCTAACGTAGGAATAAATAATGAGTGCCCGTATGTTTTAGCCTTTTTATATGCCCGGAATGCATTAGTTTTCTTATTAGCTCGAGGAGTTTGTATAATAATGGTATCTAATCCTAGCGGGAAACAAAGTAAATACATCCTCATGTAGCTTTAAGAAACTCATTCAAATCcaatttattttccatttcCTCACTTCATGAAAACTTAAATATGCTCGCCAGGTAAACCACTTTGAAAGCAATCCTTTGATCGTGGTTATCTCTTTATGCGAAATTGTATCAAAATTTGATACATAATTTCTATTCACTTTTATACGCAAACTTAGCCGTTATTTACTCGCACGAATATTGtgtctataataatagtaagTTTTTGCCAGGAATACTAcgtacaatttcatatttgttaagATTACTGCAATGCCTTCGTTTGGGTAAAGCTGTtccttgttttatactatcgCAGCGAACAATAAGTGATCAGCAAGATAAAGCAAATTGTTTGTTCTTATCTTATCCTTCCGATACACGGTATTGAGTTTCACGGACGAGTTAATAAGAATTCAAACGAGTGAACAGGTTACAGACGCTCGCTTAATACAAATCAGTAAATGAAACCGGCAAGGAAATCGTTTCATTAAGCACTGCTTTTGTAAGATGAAATTCTGTTTAGATATGTACTAGGAACTATattggaatataaaataaatagaaatattatgaCTTTATTAGTTGGTATTTCTTTTCAACTTGATAGTTATGTaagtaaattttgtaaaaatatttgatggcAAATATTGACAACCAATCGCTGTATATGTACCacaatatgtacttatattcCTGCACCCAAATAATATGCATGCATGCAATAAGTCTTATAGATTCAATGGTGTGGCCTCTTTtctctttttataatttttgttttaacttCCTTGTTTTGAACATTATGTACgatcttataaaaatgtatatttatttttaaaatatatcacaaTTGAATATCAcgtttataaatagatatttccttgcaaatttattaaaaatgttaaaataaatgcattttGTCCGATGAAAGTGTATTAATGATGACGTG encodes:
- the LOC123695040 gene encoding uncharacterized protein LOC123695040 isoform X1; the protein is MDLLVYFYFLMVFHKISESMQNTSDKNLYALLEKLIKQTENGEEINTDGIVKASGSVPSKNNSKIIYLKTVTEPQVIYKKESNNNVQPNENLKTTQFQYDDKEINESDLENDNEHLNKNEEEHRRAEPMQSKTSINGDILSASPAPVENSRNEGQMYPDIVIDQLVYEESETKVDNLKKSIEDLERKIDKQDKADKRNFIAILSELGKLNKEIQKLKRTHDQLNENDNEPVSRNVVTNSELTDEMVKLRPVYGNFINPSAIAISLPQYKQGVVNYISPNLVTRLKPVVVQPTVHVLQPVVPRQKVILPQLQVSMGLNNIKQRLVNILPTLYKRVH
- the LOC123695040 gene encoding uncharacterized protein LOC123695040 isoform X2 → MVFHKISESMQNTSDKNLYALLEKLIKQTENGEEINTDGIVKASGSVPSKNNSKIIYLKTVTEPQVIYKKESNNNVQPNENLKTTQFQYDDKEINESDLENDNEHLNKNEEEHRRAEPMQSKTSINGDILSASPAPVENSRNEGQMYPDIVIDQLVYEESETKVDNLKKSIEDLERKIDKQDKADKRNFIAILSELGKLNKEIQKLKRTHDQLNENDNEPVSRNVVTNSELTDEMVKLRPVYGNFINPSAIAISLPQYKQGVVNYISPNLVTRLKPVVVQPTVHVLQPVVPRQKVILPQLQVSMGLNNIKQRLVNILPTLYKRVH